A genomic window from Brevibacillus agri includes:
- the gatB gene encoding Asp-tRNA(Asn)/Glu-tRNA(Gln) amidotransferase subunit GatB, translated as MSKYETVIGLEVHAELSTKSKIFCGCPTEFGAPPNTHTCPICLGHPGVLPVTNKQAVEFAMKAALALNCEISRETKFDRKNYFYPDSPKAYQISQYDQPIGYNGWIDIEVNGETKRIGITRLHLEEDAGKLTHSDFGGESLVDFNRVGVPLIEIVSEPDIRSPEEARAYLEKLKAIIQYTEVSDVRMEQGSLRCDANVSIRPYGQKEFGTKTELKNMNSFRNVQMGLEYEVQRQTEVLNSGGTIVQETRRWDEANKKTVSMRSKEEAHDYRYFPDPDLVRMQISEEWIEAVRATIPELPDARKARYVNEFGLSQADAEVITISKETADFFDETVKTGADAKAVANWLMVDLLAHLNANNLTFADVKMTPQGLGDMIKLIADGTISSKIAKTVFKEMVETGKDPKKIVEEKGLVQISDEGALRQIVIDAVNANPQAVADYKAGNEKAAAFFVGQVMKQTKGKANPPLVNKLIQEVLSSL; from the coding sequence ATGAGCAAGTACGAAACCGTCATCGGCCTGGAGGTCCACGCCGAGCTTTCGACCAAGAGCAAAATTTTCTGCGGCTGCCCGACTGAGTTCGGCGCGCCACCGAATACACATACATGCCCGATTTGTCTGGGACATCCGGGCGTGCTTCCCGTAACGAACAAGCAAGCGGTAGAGTTTGCGATGAAAGCAGCGCTCGCGCTCAACTGCGAGATTTCCCGCGAGACGAAATTCGACCGCAAAAACTACTTTTACCCGGATTCGCCAAAAGCGTACCAAATCTCCCAGTACGACCAGCCGATCGGCTACAACGGCTGGATCGACATTGAGGTCAACGGGGAGACGAAGCGCATCGGGATCACCCGCCTCCACCTGGAGGAAGACGCGGGCAAGCTGACGCACAGCGACTTCGGTGGAGAATCGCTCGTAGACTTCAACCGCGTGGGCGTACCGCTCATCGAGATCGTGTCCGAGCCGGACATCCGCTCGCCGGAAGAAGCACGCGCCTATCTGGAAAAGCTGAAAGCGATCATCCAGTACACCGAAGTATCCGACGTGCGCATGGAGCAAGGCTCGCTGCGCTGCGATGCCAACGTGTCGATTCGTCCATATGGGCAAAAAGAGTTCGGCACCAAGACCGAGCTGAAAAATATGAACTCTTTCCGCAACGTGCAAATGGGGCTGGAATACGAAGTTCAGCGCCAGACAGAGGTGTTGAACTCCGGCGGTACGATCGTGCAGGAAACCCGCCGCTGGGATGAGGCGAACAAAAAGACGGTCAGCATGCGCTCCAAAGAAGAGGCGCACGACTATCGGTACTTCCCGGACCCTGACCTGGTGCGTATGCAAATCTCCGAAGAGTGGATTGAAGCGGTCCGCGCCACGATTCCGGAGCTGCCGGATGCCCGCAAGGCTCGCTACGTCAACGAGTTCGGCCTGTCGCAGGCAGATGCGGAGGTCATCACCATTTCCAAGGAAACGGCGGATTTCTTCGACGAAACCGTCAAGACAGGCGCAGATGCGAAAGCAGTCGCCAACTGGCTGATGGTAGACCTGCTCGCCCATCTGAACGCCAACAACCTGACGTTTGCCGATGTGAAAATGACGCCGCAGGGCTTGGGTGACATGATTAAGCTGATCGCAGACGGCACGATCTCCTCGAAAATCGCCAAAACCGTCTTCAAGGAGATGGTGGAGACCGGAAAAGATCCGAAGAAGATCGTCGAGGAAAAAGGACTGGTGCAAATCAGCGACGAGGGCGCCCTGCGCCAAATCGTCATCGACGCCGTCAATGCCAACCCGCAGGCAGTAGCGGACTACAAGGCCGGAAACGAAAAAGCAGCCGCTTTCTTCGTCGGCCAGGTCATGAAGCAAACCAAAGGCAAAGCAAACCCGCCGTTGGTGAACAAGCTGATTCAGGAAGTATTGAGCAGCCTGTAA
- the gatA gene encoding Asp-tRNA(Asn)/Glu-tRNA(Gln) amidotransferase subunit GatA yields the protein MSLFDKRLSEIHSALRAKELSVTDLVQASIASIKEHDEKIKSVLHVDEEGALAHARQLDERLVKENGELGLLFGLPAGLKDNLITKDVRTTCASKFLANYDPVHDGTASKKVKEADAVIVAKLNMDEFAMGGSNENSGFFPAKNPWNTDYVPGGSSGGSAAAMAARHFYFTLGSDTGGSIRQPAAFCGVVGLKPTYGRVSRFGLVAFASSLDQIGPVTKSVEDAAYVLQAIAGHDEFDSTSANVEVPDYLSALTGDVKGLRIGVPKELIGEGIDAEVREAVLAALKQLESMGATWSEVSMPHTEYAVPAYYLLSSSEASSNLARFDGVRYGVRADNASNLIELYKESRSQGFGPEVKRRIMLGTYALSSGYYDAYYKKAQQVRTLIIQDFNNIFADFDVILHPTTPSTAFKIGENVNDPVKMYLEDICTVPVNLAGLPAISVPCGFAQNGLPIGLQIVGRAFDESTVLRVAHAYEQATGYSKRKPEWVRG from the coding sequence GTGTCGCTGTTTGACAAGCGATTGTCGGAAATACATAGCGCCTTGCGCGCAAAAGAGCTTTCGGTCACAGACCTGGTGCAGGCTTCCATCGCAAGCATCAAGGAGCACGATGAAAAAATCAAGTCCGTCCTGCACGTGGATGAGGAGGGAGCGCTCGCCCATGCTCGCCAGTTGGACGAGCGTCTGGTTAAGGAGAACGGGGAGCTTGGCCTTCTCTTCGGTCTGCCGGCGGGGCTCAAGGACAACCTGATTACAAAAGACGTACGGACGACCTGCGCCAGCAAATTTTTGGCGAACTACGATCCTGTCCATGACGGAACTGCTTCGAAAAAGGTGAAGGAAGCGGACGCCGTGATCGTGGCGAAGCTGAACATGGACGAGTTCGCCATGGGCGGCTCCAATGAAAACTCCGGTTTCTTCCCGGCCAAAAACCCGTGGAACACCGATTACGTGCCAGGCGGCTCGTCCGGCGGTTCTGCCGCAGCGATGGCTGCCCGTCACTTCTATTTCACGCTCGGCTCGGATACGGGCGGCTCCATTCGCCAGCCTGCCGCTTTTTGCGGTGTCGTCGGTCTGAAGCCTACGTACGGCCGCGTGTCCCGCTTCGGTCTGGTGGCTTTCGCTTCTTCTCTCGACCAGATCGGACCTGTGACCAAGAGCGTAGAAGACGCAGCATACGTGCTGCAAGCGATTGCCGGACATGACGAGTTCGACTCCACCTCTGCCAATGTGGAAGTGCCGGATTACCTCTCCGCGCTCACTGGCGATGTCAAAGGTCTGCGCATTGGAGTGCCAAAAGAGCTGATCGGCGAAGGCATTGATGCCGAGGTGCGCGAGGCTGTGCTCGCCGCCTTGAAGCAGCTTGAGAGCATGGGCGCAACTTGGAGCGAAGTCTCCATGCCGCATACCGAATACGCGGTTCCCGCCTACTACCTGCTGTCTTCCTCGGAAGCATCGTCCAACCTGGCCCGCTTCGACGGCGTGCGCTACGGCGTGCGCGCAGACAATGCGTCCAACTTGATCGAGCTGTACAAGGAATCGCGCAGCCAAGGCTTCGGACCGGAAGTGAAACGCCGGATCATGCTCGGAACCTATGCGCTTTCGTCCGGCTACTACGACGCCTACTACAAAAAAGCGCAGCAGGTGCGCACGCTGATTATCCAGGACTTCAACAACATTTTCGCCGACTTCGATGTCATTTTGCATCCGACTACGCCGTCGACCGCGTTCAAGATCGGCGAAAACGTCAACGATCCGGTCAAAATGTATCTGGAAGATATTTGCACCGTGCCTGTCAACCTGGCAGGGCTGCCAGCGATCAGCGTACCGTGCGGCTTCGCCCAAAACGGTTTGCCGATCGGCTTGCAGATCGTCGGGCGCGCGTTTGACGAATCCACCGTATTGCGCGTAGCACATGCCTACGAGCAGGCAACAGGCTACAGCAAGCGCAAGCCGGAATGGGTGAGGGGGTAA
- the gatC gene encoding Asp-tRNA(Asn)/Glu-tRNA(Gln) amidotransferase subunit GatC, with the protein MSAITRKEVEHVANLARLQLTEDEALQYTKDLNAILEFAAKLNELDTSNIEPTSHATDVKNVMREDVNRPSLPREEVLKNAPDHEDGQFKVPAVFE; encoded by the coding sequence ATGAGTGCCATCACTCGCAAAGAAGTAGAGCATGTAGCCAATCTGGCCCGTTTGCAACTGACGGAGGACGAGGCTTTGCAATACACAAAGGACCTGAACGCCATTCTGGAGTTTGCCGCGAAGCTGAACGAGCTCGATACGTCCAACATTGAGCCGACCAGCCACGCGACCGATGTGAAAAACGTGATGCGCGAAGACGTGAACAGACCGTCGCTGCCGCGCGAAGAAGTGCTGAAAAACGCACCGGATCACGAAGACGGGCAATTCAAGGTACCGGCTGTATTCGAATAA
- the asd gene encoding archaetidylserine decarboxylase (Phosphatidylserine decarboxylase is synthesized as a single chain precursor. Generation of the pyruvoyl active site from a Ser is coupled to cleavage of a Gly-Ser bond between the larger (beta) and smaller (alpha chains). It is an integral membrane protein.) encodes MRKKLLPGLIHRLPQNAMSRTMGKITASRFSRLAIQHYIRHYKIDASIIEKPVTEYRTLKEFFTRRLKPGARPIAPGNDVIVSPVDGTVSQLGDICEGTLIQAKGKEFSVTELLGGSEEEAKRYYGGKFITIYLSPRDYHRIHMPVAGELVRYSYLPGRLYPVNRLGIENVDRLFARNERLVTYIESDGLGEIALVKVGALFVGSVKVVYNTATTNIKHGRQTDEPIEGKPHYAKGDELGWFEFGSTVILLLESSQLTWAAGVEKGKSLLMGQLLATLQKEQA; translated from the coding sequence ATGCGCAAAAAGCTGCTGCCAGGTCTGATTCATCGACTGCCGCAAAACGCAATGTCACGGACCATGGGCAAAATTACCGCTTCTCGCTTCAGTCGATTAGCGATCCAACACTACATCCGTCACTATAAAATTGATGCCTCCATCATAGAAAAGCCGGTAACGGAATACCGGACGCTCAAGGAATTTTTTACGCGCCGTCTGAAGCCGGGAGCAAGGCCGATCGCTCCCGGCAACGACGTTATCGTCAGCCCGGTAGACGGGACCGTCTCCCAGCTCGGCGACATATGCGAGGGCACGCTGATTCAGGCAAAAGGCAAGGAGTTCAGCGTGACAGAGCTGCTGGGCGGCTCCGAAGAAGAAGCAAAGCGCTACTACGGCGGAAAGTTCATCACGATCTACTTGAGCCCGCGCGACTATCACCGCATCCATATGCCGGTGGCAGGCGAGCTGGTGCGCTACAGCTATTTGCCGGGCCGTCTCTATCCGGTGAACCGGCTCGGGATTGAAAATGTGGACAGACTGTTTGCCCGCAACGAACGGCTTGTCACCTACATCGAGTCGGATGGCCTGGGCGAGATCGCACTGGTAAAAGTCGGCGCCCTGTTCGTCGGCAGCGTCAAAGTCGTGTACAATACCGCCACGACCAATATCAAGCACGGCCGGCAAACAGACGAGCCGATCGAAGGCAAGCCGCACTACGCAAAGGGCGACGAGCTCGGCTGGTTCGAGTTTGGCTCGACCGTCATCCTGCTCCTGGAATCTTCGCAGCTAACATGGGCGGCAGGCGTGGAAAAAGGGAAGTCGCTGCTCATGGGGCAGTTGCTGGCGACGTTGCAAAAGGAACAAGCATAG
- a CDS encoding sensor domain-containing diguanylate cyclase, which yields MAKLDITTLISQHGDILTSLFHHMSDMFFLMAVEKNADGAYQFRYVLMNPAAMKGAGLTEDTYGKLIEEVYPPEKADLLNSMYRQTVEDASPTHFTTNGNMIGESILSPVFNCEGVCTHVFSVTRDITERKKLERQLEYMAYHDVLTGLPNRRLLYANLQQALEKAKASGEMVAALYLDCDHFKQINDTWGHDAGDVFLQMLAQRLQACVREQDTVARLGGDEFVVILTGIQNERQAEKVATRILHSLQQPWSFQGQTFSFTSSIGIALYPVSASEADQLLSNADKALYKAKATGRNQFFFFDPAQN from the coding sequence ATGGCGAAGCTTGATATCACAACTCTCATCAGTCAGCACGGCGACATCTTGACCAGCTTATTTCATCACATGTCGGACATGTTTTTCCTTATGGCTGTGGAAAAAAACGCCGACGGGGCCTACCAGTTCCGGTATGTCCTGATGAATCCTGCCGCTATGAAAGGAGCAGGTCTTACTGAGGACACTTACGGAAAGCTGATTGAGGAAGTGTATCCGCCGGAAAAAGCAGACCTGCTCAACAGCATGTACAGACAGACGGTGGAAGACGCAAGCCCCACTCACTTCACGACAAACGGCAACATGATCGGAGAGTCGATCCTCTCTCCCGTCTTCAACTGTGAAGGGGTTTGCACCCATGTTTTTTCCGTGACCCGGGACATTACCGAGCGCAAAAAGCTGGAAAGGCAGCTCGAATACATGGCCTACCACGATGTGCTCACAGGCTTGCCGAACAGACGCCTGCTTTACGCCAATCTCCAGCAAGCTTTGGAAAAGGCTAAAGCGTCCGGCGAAATGGTCGCGGCCCTCTATCTCGATTGCGACCATTTCAAGCAAATAAACGATACTTGGGGCCATGACGCCGGCGACGTTTTTTTGCAAATGCTCGCCCAGCGCCTCCAGGCTTGTGTCCGCGAACAGGATACGGTCGCGCGTCTGGGGGGAGACGAGTTCGTCGTCATTCTCACTGGCATCCAGAACGAGCGTCAGGCGGAAAAAGTCGCGACCCGGATTTTGCATTCGCTGCAGCAACCGTGGAGCTTTCAGGGCCAGACTTTTTCATTTACGTCCAGCATCGGCATCGCGCTTTACCCTGTTTCCGCAAGCGAGGCGGACCAGTTGTTGAGCAATGCGGACAAGGCTCTGTACAAAGCGAAAGCGACGGGACGCAACCAGTTCTTTTTCTTCGATCCCGCTCAAAACTGA
- a CDS encoding MraY family glycosyltransferase, with the protein MPRGRKGHSRPMPLSGGLAMFVGLLLVTTFFAGAQKTVAVLAVGGLLLVVIGWVDDTFKARQKDFPAFPKLLVQLVVAVLAFLLDIRFRGISLTWLGAEEGAYVSFPLLVSLLATVLWIVGLINMVNFLDGVDGLAAGATSFSAITLFFLSMARGQEVTALLAVALAGAALAFLRFNFYPAKIFMGDAGSMFLGFALGVISLEGTMKGATLISLVVTVLALGLPVVDTIQVMISRLLAGSPMYQADRRHVHHRLMSFGLSAKQTVVVLYLVSLLFSVLSVFLFLYG; encoded by the coding sequence ATGCCCAGAGGAAGAAAAGGACACAGCAGACCGATGCCTTTGTCCGGCGGGCTGGCGATGTTTGTCGGGCTGCTGTTGGTGACAACTTTTTTTGCAGGGGCGCAAAAAACGGTGGCAGTTTTGGCAGTCGGCGGTTTGCTGCTGGTGGTGATCGGCTGGGTGGACGACACCTTCAAAGCCCGGCAAAAAGATTTTCCGGCATTCCCAAAGCTGCTGGTGCAACTGGTGGTGGCCGTTCTCGCTTTTCTTTTGGATATCCGGTTTCGCGGCATCAGCTTGACGTGGCTCGGGGCGGAGGAAGGCGCGTACGTATCGTTTCCGTTGCTCGTTTCGTTGCTGGCGACGGTGCTGTGGATTGTCGGACTTATCAACATGGTGAATTTTTTGGATGGAGTGGACGGGCTGGCGGCTGGGGCGACATCGTTTTCCGCGATCACCTTGTTTTTTCTGTCCATGGCCCGGGGCCAGGAGGTGACCGCTCTGCTTGCGGTGGCGCTGGCAGGTGCTGCGCTTGCGTTTTTGCGCTTTAATTTTTATCCCGCAAAAATTTTCATGGGGGATGCCGGGTCGATGTTTCTGGGGTTTGCGCTCGGGGTAATCTCGTTAGAGGGCACAATGAAAGGGGCGACGCTCATTTCGTTGGTCGTGACGGTGCTGGCGCTGGGCTTGCCCGTCGTGGACACGATACAGGTGATGATTAGTCGGCTGTTGGCCGGATCACCCATGTACCAGGCAGATCGCAGGCACGTTCACCATCGGCTGATGTCGTTCGGGCTGTCGGCCAAGCAGACAGTCGTCGTCCTGTACTTGGTGAGCTTGCTGTTTTCCGTCCTGTCTGTGTTCCTGTTTTTATACGGGTGA
- the pruA gene encoding L-glutamate gamma-semialdehyde dehydrogenase — MQVEFKNEAFTNFSLPENKKAFEEALAKVESELGREYPLIIGGERITTEKKSRSINPSNKEQVVGVVSQADQALAEKAIQTAASTFETWKKVPAQARSRYLYKAAAILRRRKHEFSAWLVKEAGKSWPEADADTAEAIDFMEYYGRQMDKLSQRHDLPRIPDEDNELYYIPLGVGVVIPPWNFPLAIMVGMTTAALVAGNTVVLKPASTTPVIAAKFMEILEDAGVPAGVVNFVPGSGSEIGDFLVEHTLTRFISFTGSRDVGLRINELAAKHRPGQKWMKRLVAEMGGKDSIVVDSDCDIELAAQSIVASAFGFSGQKCSACSRAIVHQDVYDQVLDRVVELTNQLTVGDVRSNEFYTGPVVDEKAYNKILEYIEIGKTEGKLVAGGEKGPETGYFIKPTVFADVDPQARIMQEEIFGPVVAFCKANDFDHALEIANNTEYGLTGAVISRNRAHLERAREEFHVGNLYFNRKCTGALVGVHPFGGFNMSGTDSKAGGPDYLLLFTQAKMVSEKM, encoded by the coding sequence ATGCAAGTTGAATTCAAAAACGAGGCGTTTACCAATTTTAGCCTGCCGGAAAATAAAAAGGCATTTGAAGAAGCACTCGCCAAAGTAGAAAGCGAGCTTGGCCGCGAGTACCCTCTCATCATTGGTGGAGAGCGCATTACAACCGAGAAAAAATCCCGCTCCATCAACCCTTCCAACAAAGAACAAGTAGTGGGCGTCGTTTCCCAAGCAGACCAGGCGCTGGCTGAAAAAGCAATCCAGACAGCAGCGAGCACTTTCGAAACATGGAAAAAGGTACCTGCACAGGCGCGCTCCCGTTATCTCTATAAAGCAGCAGCGATTCTGCGCCGCCGCAAGCATGAATTTTCCGCTTGGCTCGTAAAAGAAGCAGGAAAAAGCTGGCCAGAAGCGGACGCTGACACAGCAGAAGCAATCGACTTCATGGAATACTACGGCCGTCAAATGGATAAGCTGTCCCAGCGCCATGACCTGCCGCGCATTCCGGATGAAGACAACGAGCTGTACTACATCCCGCTCGGCGTAGGCGTAGTAATCCCGCCATGGAACTTCCCTCTGGCAATCATGGTCGGTATGACAACAGCAGCTCTCGTAGCGGGTAACACCGTTGTGCTGAAGCCTGCTTCCACTACACCAGTAATCGCAGCGAAATTCATGGAAATTCTCGAAGACGCTGGCGTACCAGCAGGCGTAGTAAACTTCGTGCCAGGTTCCGGCAGCGAAATCGGCGACTTCCTCGTAGAACATACGCTGACTCGCTTCATCAGCTTCACAGGCTCCCGTGACGTAGGTCTGCGCATCAACGAGCTGGCTGCGAAACATCGCCCAGGCCAAAAATGGATGAAGCGCCTGGTAGCAGAAATGGGCGGGAAAGACTCCATCGTGGTTGACAGCGATTGCGACATCGAGTTGGCTGCACAATCCATCGTTGCTTCCGCATTCGGCTTCTCCGGTCAAAAATGTTCCGCTTGCTCCCGTGCGATCGTTCACCAAGACGTGTACGATCAAGTGCTGGACCGCGTAGTCGAGCTGACCAACCAACTGACTGTAGGCGACGTAAGATCCAACGAGTTCTACACAGGTCCGGTTGTCGATGAAAAAGCTTACAACAAAATCCTCGAATACATCGAGATCGGTAAAACAGAAGGCAAACTGGTTGCAGGTGGCGAAAAAGGCCCAGAAACCGGCTACTTCATCAAGCCAACCGTATTTGCTGACGTAGATCCGCAAGCTCGCATCATGCAGGAAGAAATCTTTGGTCCAGTCGTAGCGTTCTGCAAAGCCAACGATTTTGACCATGCACTGGAAATCGCAAACAACACTGAGTACGGCTTGACTGGCGCTGTTATCAGCCGCAACCGTGCACACCTGGAGCGCGCTCGCGAAGAGTTCCACGTGGGCAACCTGTACTTCAACCGCAAGTGCACAGGCGCACTGGTTGGCGTGCATCCGTTCGGCGGCTTCAACATGTCCGGTACGGACTCCAAAGCGGGCGGACCAGACTACCTGCTCCTGTTCACTCAAGCAAAAATGGTTTCCGAAAAAATGTAA
- a CDS encoding CamS family sex pheromone protein, with product MKAKFLTGCRYAAAIVLAIATAGCSLLPGGKDQAPEPTAPSLSEVVEVSEDYYGSITPYKPNLTRGMLSSTRYRIDFSHLELGLMEFARDTFPTSEYYFQEGQVVKKEQVAQWIAQEKASGTNGQQKNGILVHVLEHDYLNKKDKQLAGMVLGLSVSPNYQDATGKEMVYTRQELQAKGQQLAATIVSTLRVSTPNVPMLILLYQVPEANSSLVPGHFIMSGTVAANDSAVSKWQPIDEEFFLFPSADVEKKYAQQSLQYDKLMRQAQAYFGEYVGMTGVGRFMDGRLTELTITATAEYDSRTEVLQFTQYAAGSINQLFDKSVHVNLYVQSMNKPLAIYIRPTSGEPYMHLYRQ from the coding sequence ATGAAAGCGAAGTTTTTGACAGGATGCAGGTACGCAGCCGCGATTGTGCTCGCGATTGCAACCGCTGGCTGCTCGTTGCTGCCAGGGGGCAAGGATCAAGCGCCCGAGCCTACCGCGCCATCCTTGTCTGAAGTAGTGGAAGTGTCCGAGGATTACTACGGCAGCATCACGCCGTACAAGCCGAATTTGACGCGCGGCATGCTCAGCAGCACGAGATACCGGATTGATTTCAGCCACCTGGAGCTGGGCTTGATGGAGTTTGCCCGCGATACGTTCCCGACCTCCGAGTATTATTTCCAGGAAGGTCAAGTGGTGAAAAAAGAACAGGTAGCCCAATGGATTGCCCAGGAAAAGGCGAGCGGAACGAACGGGCAGCAGAAAAACGGCATTCTGGTGCACGTACTGGAGCATGACTACCTGAACAAAAAAGACAAACAGCTCGCCGGGATGGTGCTGGGCTTGTCTGTTTCGCCGAACTATCAGGATGCAACGGGCAAGGAAATGGTCTACACCCGGCAGGAGCTGCAAGCAAAAGGCCAGCAACTTGCCGCCACCATCGTTTCGACGTTGCGGGTGAGCACGCCGAACGTGCCGATGCTGATTTTGCTGTATCAGGTCCCAGAGGCAAATTCTTCGCTCGTGCCGGGCCATTTCATCATGTCCGGCACAGTGGCGGCCAACGATTCGGCCGTTTCGAAGTGGCAGCCGATCGACGAGGAGTTTTTCCTCTTCCCGAGCGCGGACGTCGAGAAAAAATACGCCCAGCAGTCGTTGCAGTACGACAAGCTGATGCGGCAAGCGCAGGCTTACTTCGGGGAGTACGTCGGCATGACAGGCGTGGGACGCTTTATGGATGGCAGGCTGACCGAGCTGACGATCACGGCAACAGCGGAGTACGACTCGCGGACAGAGGTTCTGCAGTTTACCCAGTATGCCGCCGGAAGCATCAACCAACTGTTCGACAAAAGTGTTCACGTCAACCTGTACGTCCAGTCGATGAACAAACCGCTGGCGATTTATATTCGCCCGACATCCGGCGAACCGTACATGCATCTTTATCGTCAATAA
- a CDS encoding WD40/YVTN/BNR-like repeat-containing protein — MAVLLLGGCSDGGDVQEKPAPSSVMAAALQGDLTYQDVLEKGETIHTLAMTPDAAHVWVGTHAGLYSSTGGGLWGLLSTQLEQFDTVGWFVDPEDTAHIYVGGSEGVRRSADGGKNWTPASNGLPEPAQIRSFAGTRQGEKVRLFAFVSGEGIYQSTDKGGSWTLWQPMDQEVYAMDFDPNENRLYVAAQFSLLYNEEGQWKTEEIPEAEQIYSLSVNRRTGVLAVATEKGVYEKIEGEWRLLDARSPEKLIVIASGDGDTKWVGIGESALIYKLSDNRWTKWN; from the coding sequence ATGGCAGTGCTGCTCTTGGGCGGTTGCAGCGATGGCGGCGACGTACAGGAGAAGCCAGCTCCCTCTTCGGTTATGGCGGCTGCTCTGCAAGGTGACTTGACCTATCAGGACGTTTTGGAAAAGGGAGAGACGATTCATACGCTGGCGATGACGCCGGATGCTGCACATGTATGGGTGGGCACGCATGCGGGACTGTACAGCTCCACTGGCGGAGGCTTGTGGGGGCTGTTGTCGACGCAGTTGGAGCAGTTTGACACCGTCGGCTGGTTTGTGGACCCGGAAGATACCGCACACATTTATGTCGGTGGAAGCGAAGGGGTGCGACGCTCTGCGGACGGCGGGAAAAACTGGACCCCGGCGAGCAACGGATTGCCTGAGCCTGCTCAGATTCGCAGCTTTGCAGGTACGCGCCAGGGGGAAAAGGTTCGCTTGTTCGCCTTCGTGTCGGGCGAAGGCATCTACCAGTCGACAGACAAGGGAGGGTCGTGGACTCTCTGGCAGCCGATGGACCAGGAAGTATATGCCATGGATTTTGACCCGAACGAGAACCGTCTCTATGTAGCGGCACAATTCAGCTTGCTCTATAATGAAGAGGGGCAGTGGAAGACAGAGGAGATTCCGGAAGCAGAACAAATCTATTCTCTCTCCGTCAACAGGCGTACTGGCGTTCTCGCTGTCGCAACTGAAAAAGGCGTCTATGAAAAAATTGAGGGAGAGTGGCGTTTGCTCGATGCGCGCTCACCGGAAAAGCTGATCGTCATCGCCTCGGGCGACGGCGATACAAAATGGGTGGGAATCGGCGAATCGGCGCTGATCTACAAGCTCAGCGACAATCGCTGGACCAAATGGAATTAG